In Capillimicrobium parvum, a genomic segment contains:
- a CDS encoding VOC family protein, producing the protein MNLGPASLTITNLDRSVAFYQDVIGLQVHRGTDAGAVLGAGAADLLELVEEPAARPAGRHAGLYHLALLHDSREELARAVQRLVVTRTPIDGASDHGVSEAIYLPDPDGNGLELYADRPRDQWPPPGPGERVGMYTQPLDLQALYGLVAEDEPVRHASPGFRVGHVHLHVSDLEAAVAHYQDTLGLELMVRMPSAAFLSWDGYHHHLGLNTWRGVGIPPVPADAVGLRHFTVVDRDGEPRELADPSGNRALVQASSPASQAMSSFSTAG; encoded by the coding sequence ATGAACCTCGGACCCGCTTCACTGACCATCACGAACCTCGACCGCTCCGTCGCCTTCTACCAGGACGTCATCGGCCTGCAGGTTCACCGCGGCACCGACGCCGGCGCCGTGCTCGGCGCGGGCGCCGCCGACCTGCTCGAGCTCGTCGAGGAGCCGGCCGCCCGCCCCGCGGGCCGTCATGCCGGGCTCTACCACCTCGCCCTGCTGCACGACTCGCGCGAGGAGCTCGCCCGCGCCGTGCAGCGCCTCGTCGTCACCCGCACGCCGATCGACGGCGCCTCCGACCACGGCGTGAGCGAGGCCATCTACCTGCCCGACCCCGATGGCAACGGCCTCGAGCTCTACGCCGACCGCCCCCGCGACCAGTGGCCGCCGCCCGGTCCCGGCGAGCGGGTCGGCATGTACACGCAGCCGCTCGACCTCCAGGCGCTCTATGGGCTGGTCGCCGAGGACGAGCCCGTGCGCCACGCGAGCCCCGGCTTCCGCGTCGGCCACGTCCACCTCCACGTCTCCGACCTCGAGGCGGCCGTCGCCCACTATCAGGACACGCTCGGACTGGAGCTCATGGTCCGCATGCCGAGCGCGGCCTTCCTGTCGTGGGACGGCTACCACCACCACCTCGGCCTGAACACCTGGCGCGGGGTCGGCATCCCGCCCGTCCCGGCCGATGCCGTCGGGCTGCGCCACTTCACGGTCGTCGACCGCGACGGCGAGCCGCGCGAGCTCGCCGACCCGTCCGGCAACCGGGCGCTGGTTCAGGCCTCGTCGCCGGCCAGCCAGGCCATGAGCAGCTTCTCCACCGCCGGGTGA
- a CDS encoding family 1 encapsulin nanocompartment shell protein, producing MSHLLREHAPITSAGWDEIDSEARERLAPNLAARKLVDFTGPLGWEHSATNLGRIVPVAGEPIAGVEAVQRRVLPLVELRAPFTVSRAELRDRDRGAVDIDLDALDAAVQHLAIAENVAVFHGLASAGIQGVAEATTHPDVPLGDDDWDRYPTHVARAVEMLLSVGITGPYGLALSPDCYTGVVETTERGGYPLLDHLRKILGGPLVWAPGVRGAVVVSLRGGDFLFESGQDLSVGYDSHDADVVNLYLEESFSFRVATPEAAVALTM from the coding sequence GTGAGCCATCTGCTGCGCGAGCACGCGCCGATCACGTCAGCCGGGTGGGACGAGATCGACTCAGAGGCCCGCGAACGCCTCGCGCCGAACCTCGCGGCGCGCAAGCTCGTCGACTTCACCGGCCCGCTCGGCTGGGAGCACTCGGCGACGAACCTGGGACGGATCGTGCCGGTCGCCGGCGAGCCGATCGCGGGCGTCGAGGCGGTCCAGCGGCGCGTCCTGCCGCTCGTCGAGCTGCGCGCGCCGTTCACCGTGTCGCGGGCGGAGCTGCGCGACCGCGACCGGGGCGCGGTGGACATCGACCTCGACGCGCTCGACGCCGCGGTGCAGCACCTGGCGATCGCGGAGAACGTGGCGGTGTTCCACGGCCTCGCGAGCGCGGGGATCCAGGGTGTCGCGGAGGCGACGACGCACCCGGACGTCCCGCTCGGCGACGACGACTGGGACCGGTACCCGACCCACGTCGCGCGCGCCGTCGAGATGCTGCTGTCCGTCGGGATCACCGGGCCGTACGGCCTCGCTCTGAGTCCGGACTGCTACACGGGCGTCGTCGAGACCACCGAGCGTGGCGGCTACCCGCTGCTCGACCACCTGCGCAAGATCCTCGGCGGCCCGCTCGTGTGGGCTCCCGGCGTCCGCGGGGCGGTGGTGGTGAGCCTGCGCGGCGGGGACTTCCTGTTCGAGTCCGGGCAGGACCTGTCGGTCGGCTACGACTCGCACGACGCCGACGTCGTGAACCTCTACCTGGAAGAGAGCTTCAGCTTCCGGGTGGCGACGCCGGAGGCCGCGGTCGCGCTGACGATGTGA
- a CDS encoding esterase/lipase family protein, which produces MPVDSETAALATLAGRGLAGAARRVEEVHQAIADRSFRSPGARPARAIHDAVAGAVYSGVRGGAHLAGRAVAATAADRRVSGTPRGALAQSVLNGFLGDQLEEECSPLAVPMAIRHDGEDVELTPAGLGAAFPDATGRIVVFVHGLCEDENAWKLRAARRGGTYATRLHDDLGVTPVSVRYNTGLPIAENGRRLARLLERLAAAWPVTVGRVDLVGHSMGGLVGRAACHAGAARPDRWMRALRTTVTLGTPHHGAPLEQAVDVADRLLRLAPESTPFATVLGLRSSGIKDLRAGFDAPLHDGARHYAVAATLTRGDRHALARVLGDTLVLVPSAHGRGRGGRRTGFGDDDVRHLGGADHLALLNHPAVEKLLMAWLAGDEA; this is translated from the coding sequence ATGCCCGTGGACTCCGAGACCGCCGCGCTGGCCACGCTCGCCGGCCGCGGACTGGCCGGTGCCGCGCGGCGCGTCGAGGAGGTGCACCAGGCGATCGCCGACCGGTCGTTCCGCTCGCCGGGCGCTCGTCCGGCCCGCGCCATCCACGACGCCGTCGCCGGCGCCGTGTACTCGGGCGTCCGCGGCGGCGCCCATCTGGCCGGCCGCGCCGTGGCCGCCACCGCCGCCGATCGGCGCGTGTCCGGCACGCCGCGCGGCGCGCTCGCCCAGTCCGTGCTCAACGGCTTCCTGGGCGACCAGCTCGAGGAGGAGTGCAGTCCCCTCGCCGTGCCGATGGCGATCCGCCACGACGGCGAGGACGTCGAGCTCACACCGGCCGGCCTGGGCGCGGCGTTCCCGGACGCGACCGGGCGCATCGTCGTGTTCGTCCACGGGCTCTGCGAGGACGAGAACGCGTGGAAGCTGCGTGCGGCGCGCCGCGGCGGCACGTACGCCACGCGCCTGCACGACGACCTCGGCGTCACGCCGGTGTCCGTCCGCTACAACACCGGCCTGCCGATCGCCGAGAACGGCCGCCGCCTCGCCCGCCTCCTCGAGCGCCTCGCTGCGGCGTGGCCGGTGACGGTGGGCCGCGTCGACCTCGTCGGGCACTCGATGGGCGGCCTCGTTGGCCGCGCGGCCTGCCACGCCGGCGCCGCGCGCCCAGACCGCTGGATGAGGGCGCTGCGCACGACGGTGACGCTCGGCACCCCACACCACGGCGCGCCGCTGGAGCAGGCGGTCGACGTGGCGGACCGCCTGCTGCGGCTCGCGCCCGAATCAACGCCGTTCGCGACCGTGCTCGGCCTGCGCAGCTCGGGCATCAAGGACCTGCGCGCCGGCTTCGACGCGCCGCTGCACGACGGCGCGCGCCACTACGCCGTCGCCGCCACGCTGACGCGCGGCGATCGCCACGCCCTCGCGCGGGTGCTCGGCGACACGCTCGTGCTCGTCCCGTCCGCGCACGGCCGCGGGCGCGGCGGCCGGCGGACCGGGTTCGGCGACGACGACGTGCGCCACCTCGGCGGGGCGGATCACCTCGCGCTGCTCAATCACCCGGCGGTGGAGAAGCTGCTCATGGCCTGGCTGGCCGGCGACGAGGCCTGA
- a CDS encoding helix-turn-helix transcriptional regulator, producing the protein MASTGLTVDRLDVADGVAVLQLRDWGEDEPVREPHRHDYHELIWVAAGSGCHRIDGERVPARPGTVMLIGRGQVHVFEEARGLDATVIRFRDEVVLEGAPGWMLAGRGGRVVPVTDADGARLRTLAGMLRAELERPADARSAEIARHLVSVALLWFERWYDATRTEARDADDAEVQLHRRFARLLETDFAAHHDARHYADALGVPASTLSRALTDVTGHGTKELILDRVMLEAARLLRYTERTVGEVAHRVGYGDQLYFSRAFKRRFGESPLAYRALTRGKSMHR; encoded by the coding sequence ATGGCGTCGACGGGCCTGACCGTCGATCGGCTCGACGTCGCCGACGGCGTCGCGGTGCTGCAGCTGCGCGACTGGGGCGAGGACGAGCCGGTCCGCGAGCCCCACCGCCACGACTACCACGAGCTCATCTGGGTGGCGGCGGGCTCGGGCTGCCACCGCATCGATGGCGAGCGCGTGCCGGCCCGTCCCGGCACGGTGATGCTGATCGGCCGCGGCCAGGTGCACGTCTTCGAGGAGGCCCGCGGGCTCGACGCGACCGTCATCCGGTTCCGCGACGAGGTGGTGCTCGAGGGCGCCCCGGGCTGGATGCTCGCCGGGCGCGGCGGTCGCGTCGTCCCGGTCACGGACGCGGACGGCGCGCGGCTGCGCACGCTCGCCGGGATGCTGCGCGCGGAGCTCGAGCGGCCCGCCGACGCCCGCAGCGCGGAGATCGCGCGTCACCTCGTGTCCGTGGCGCTGCTGTGGTTCGAGCGCTGGTACGACGCGACGCGCACCGAGGCGCGCGACGCCGACGACGCGGAGGTCCAGCTGCACCGCCGCTTCGCCCGGCTGCTCGAGACGGACTTCGCCGCCCACCACGACGCGCGCCACTACGCCGACGCGCTCGGCGTGCCGGCCTCCACCCTCTCGCGCGCGCTCACCGATGTCACGGGCCACGGGACGAAGGAGCTCATCCTCGACCGCGTGATGCTCGAGGCGGCGCGCCTGCTGCGCTACACCGAGCGCACCGTCGGCGAGGTCGCCCACCGCGTCGGCTACGGCGACCAGCTCTACTTCTCGCGGGCCTTCAAGCGCCGCTTCGGCGAGTCTCCGCTGGCCTACCGCGCCCTCACGCGCGGAAAGTCCATGCATCGGTGA